A stretch of Nonomuraea africana DNA encodes these proteins:
- a CDS encoding CCA tRNA nucleotidyltransferase, with protein MFRNQKDLRSLSDSIEISRKIAPVANELGELFAARGHELALVGGSVRDILLGRIGNDLDLTTDARPERVLELVRDWADSVWTIGIDFGTVGVRKGGWLLEITTYRSESYDPKSRKPEVMYGETLEADLERRDFAVNAMAVRLPTHEFVDPYGGMRDLAAGVLRTPGTPEQSFDDDPLRMLRAARFASQLGFTVAPEALAAMTAMAERIEIVSAERIRDELDKLVCGANPREGLRLLVETGLAAHVLPELPRLRLEIDEHHRHKDVYDHTLIVLEQAIAQEEDGKPDRILRWAALMHDVGKPKTRRHEEGGRVSFHHHEVVGAQMTKKRMSELKFPKDVVSDVARLVELHLRFHGYGTGEWTDSAVRRYVRDAGPLLDRLHKLTRADCTTRNKRKAQVLSRTYDQLEERIARLADEEELAKIRPELDGNEIQRILDVGPGPVIGKAYKFLLELRLDKGLIGKEAATEALLEWARDSA; from the coding sequence ATGTTCCGCAATCAGAAGGACCTACGCAGCTTGTCCGACTCAATTGAGATCTCCCGCAAGATCGCGCCGGTGGCGAACGAGCTCGGCGAGCTGTTCGCCGCACGCGGCCACGAGCTAGCCCTGGTGGGCGGGTCGGTGCGCGACATCCTGCTGGGCCGCATCGGCAACGACCTCGACCTGACCACCGACGCCAGGCCCGAGCGGGTGCTGGAGCTGGTCAGGGACTGGGCCGACTCGGTCTGGACGATCGGCATCGACTTCGGCACCGTCGGCGTGCGCAAGGGCGGCTGGCTGCTGGAGATCACCACCTACCGCAGCGAGTCCTACGACCCCAAGTCGCGCAAGCCCGAGGTCATGTACGGCGAGACGCTCGAGGCCGACCTGGAGCGCCGAGACTTCGCGGTCAACGCGATGGCGGTGCGGCTGCCCACCCACGAGTTCGTCGACCCCTACGGCGGCATGCGCGACCTGGCCGCTGGGGTGCTGCGCACTCCCGGCACGCCCGAGCAGTCCTTCGACGACGATCCGCTGCGCATGCTGCGCGCCGCCCGGTTCGCCTCGCAGCTCGGGTTCACGGTCGCGCCGGAGGCGCTCGCGGCGATGACCGCGATGGCCGAGCGCATCGAGATCGTCTCGGCCGAGCGGATCCGCGACGAGCTCGACAAGCTGGTCTGCGGCGCCAACCCCCGCGAGGGCCTGCGCCTGCTCGTCGAAACGGGCCTGGCCGCCCATGTCCTGCCCGAGTTGCCCAGGCTCCGCCTCGAGATCGACGAGCACCACCGCCACAAGGACGTCTACGATCACACCCTGATCGTCCTGGAGCAGGCCATCGCCCAGGAGGAGGACGGCAAGCCCGACCGCATCCTGCGCTGGGCCGCGCTCATGCACGACGTGGGCAAGCCGAAGACGCGCCGCCACGAGGAGGGCGGCAGGGTCTCCTTCCACCACCACGAGGTGGTCGGCGCGCAGATGACCAAGAAGCGCATGTCGGAGCTGAAGTTCCCGAAGGACGTCGTCTCCGACGTCGCCCGCCTGGTCGAGCTGCACCTGCGCTTCCACGGCTACGGCACGGGCGAGTGGACCGACAGCGCCGTGCGCCGCTACGTGCGTGACGCGGGGCCGCTGCTCGACCGGCTGCACAAGCTGACCAGGGCCGACTGCACCACCCGCAACAAGCGCAAGGCCCAGGTGCTCTCGCGCACCTACGACCAGCTCGAGGAGCGCATCGCCAGGCTCGCCGACGAGGAGGAGCTGGCCAAGATCAGGCCCGAGCTCGACGGCAACGAGATCCAGCGGATCCTCGACGTCGGCCCGGGGCCGGTGATCGGCAAGGCCTACAAGTTCCTGCTGGAGCTGCGCCTCGACAAGGGCCTCATCGGCAAGGAGGCGGCTACTGAGGCTCTGCTGGAGTGGGCGCGCGATTCGGCGTGA